A region of uncultured Anaeromusa sp. DNA encodes the following proteins:
- the flgL gene encoding flagellar hook-associated protein FlgL → MRITNNMMFDSSIRNLNNNLQRLSDAQTKYSTQSKIQVPSDDPVIATRAIKYRDYVSDVEQYQKNTSDATSWMQVSDDAMQGIADYMTRLKELVTNGANDTNSTSSKAAISDEIKEIRKGIVDTMNTSYAGRYVFAGYNTDQPPYKLVTETLSSGATVDKVLYKGQSLSVGGPVSASIPNADILNFCDDTVAKSAPVYNQKGTWNLTANGTEYSVDLSTVTNAGTLQTAIDTAAGAGTFTVGTNGSGYLTLTPGGAVTSYKIGSQSDLGFASSYKTGSTAQDISYHVSNGSEVKVNIEGQNVIGWSGDSANGGYTSAGTNLFDTLDKILLGLNGESSYKVATNSGGVWSVQTLPASTQSSSQLVSSCLDELEKDLDRLTKSQSELGARMNYVESTDSRLASNEITFTKLQSNNEDIDVAKASVEVSSAQSVYEAALSVTAKVTKASLVDYLR, encoded by the coding sequence ATTACCAATAATATGATGTTTGATAGCAGCATCCGTAATCTGAATAATAACTTGCAACGCTTAAGCGATGCGCAAACGAAATATTCAACACAGTCTAAGATACAGGTCCCTTCGGATGATCCGGTAATAGCCACGCGCGCTATTAAGTATCGGGACTATGTATCCGATGTGGAGCAGTATCAGAAAAATACATCTGATGCTACTTCATGGATGCAAGTAAGTGATGATGCGATGCAGGGGATTGCTGACTATATGACTCGTTTAAAAGAGTTGGTTACTAATGGGGCTAATGATACTAATTCTACATCCAGTAAAGCAGCGATTTCTGATGAAATTAAGGAAATTCGCAAAGGCATTGTGGATACGATGAATACATCCTATGCGGGGCGTTATGTTTTTGCTGGGTACAACACGGATCAGCCTCCGTATAAATTGGTGACAGAGACGTTGAGCAGTGGGGCTACTGTGGATAAAGTTCTTTATAAAGGCCAAAGCCTTAGTGTTGGAGGTCCTGTTTCCGCGTCGATACCAAATGCAGACATTCTGAACTTTTGCGATGATACTGTAGCTAAGTCGGCTCCGGTATATAATCAGAAGGGGACCTGGAACTTGACCGCTAACGGTACCGAATATTCGGTGGATCTAAGCACGGTAACCAATGCAGGGACCTTGCAAACAGCCATTGATACGGCGGCAGGGGCAGGAACGTTTACTGTGGGAACAAATGGTTCCGGATATTTGACGTTAACGCCAGGAGGCGCTGTTACTTCCTATAAAATTGGTTCGCAAAGCGATCTTGGTTTTGCTTCTTCGTATAAAACCGGCTCTACTGCACAGGATATTAGTTATCACGTAAGCAACGGCAGTGAAGTGAAGGTCAACATTGAAGGTCAAAATGTAATTGGCTGGTCTGGTGATTCGGCCAATGGCGGATATACGTCCGCAGGAACGAATCTTTTTGATACTCTTGATAAAATTTTGCTTGGTTTAAACGGTGAATCTTCTTACAAAGTTGCCACTAATTCTGGCGGCGTGTGGTCGGTACAGACGTTGCCTGCGTCGACTCAAAGTAGCAGTCAGTTAGTCAGCTCTTGCCTTGATGAATTGGAAAAAGATTTGGATCGTCTGACAAAGTCGCAGTCGGAGTTGGGGGCTCGTATGAACTATGTGGAGTCTACCGACAGCCGCCTTGCAAGTAATGAAATTACTTTTACTAAATTGCAAAGTAACAATGAAGATATTGATGTGGCCAAGGCTTCGGTGGAGGTCAGCTCGGCGCAATCGGTTTATGAAGCGGCGTTGTCGGTAACGGCTAAGGTGACTAAGGCTTCCTTGGTCGATTATTTGCGCTAA
- the fliD gene encoding flagellar filament capping protein FliD, whose amino-acid sequence MASTSSGSVTTSTVNGTSRITGLSSGLDVDSIVKGLMDAEKVKLNKMEQQEDLLTWRQEAYRNTMGTMNTFSSSYLDSLSTSSITKQGNFLQYDTESSDTAYVTASAGADAKVGSHTVAVSQLATASTRSSGAAVSKGVQGGVAPTYGFTSGTTWKMYVDEKLYSVDLSSVTDQTSLQTAVDKAVGSGKVTVGTNAGCLTLTSATAGVQYISVETQNLLGFTTAGVLANRITTGQTLSNINSSLNSPIVFSSDEISFTINGENFTFDKDDTLSAVMSTVNKSDAGVTMSYDSINDKMILTSKTMGAGATLTASDTGTSTFISTLLSNNTAGKDAQLTLDGQALTRNSNIVTVDGVTYTLNKKTTSDITIGVTQNSDATFDVITKFVNGYNTLIDTIRGKLTEKYSRDYQPLTDAQKSSMSDSDITAWEKKAKTGLLQRDDMLQSFLDELRGAFMASVPGVSLTLKKIGITSSSYADYGKMTINESTLKEAIKTDPEGVMNLFSQKSTTYNTSAVRSLSSSEQTVRYKEEGYGMRFYDIFQKYVGTSRDSAGNKGLLVEKAGLADDASSTDNSLSDQMTDMKERITNEEKRLSLVQTRYYTEYTNMETYLNKLNTQMSVFSNNSSG is encoded by the coding sequence ATGGCAAGCACTAGTTCTGGCAGTGTTACGACATCTACCGTTAATGGTACGTCGCGCATTACCGGCTTATCATCTGGCCTTGACGTCGATTCGATCGTAAAAGGCCTAATGGACGCGGAAAAAGTCAAACTCAATAAAATGGAGCAGCAAGAAGACCTGCTGACCTGGAGACAAGAAGCGTATCGCAATACCATGGGGACGATGAATACGTTTTCCTCGTCGTACTTGGATTCGTTATCTACCAGCAGTATTACCAAACAAGGTAATTTTTTACAATATGATACAGAAAGCAGTGATACTGCTTATGTTACGGCTTCTGCTGGCGCCGATGCCAAAGTGGGCAGTCATACAGTGGCTGTATCGCAGCTAGCGACAGCGAGTACGCGAAGCAGCGGGGCGGCTGTTTCCAAGGGAGTTCAAGGGGGCGTTGCGCCAACCTATGGCTTTACGTCAGGAACGACTTGGAAAATGTACGTTGATGAGAAGCTATACTCAGTTGACTTATCGAGCGTAACGGATCAGACATCTTTGCAGACGGCTGTTGACAAAGCGGTTGGTAGCGGCAAAGTAACGGTTGGAACTAATGCGGGTTGCTTAACCTTAACATCGGCAACTGCTGGTGTACAGTATATCTCGGTAGAAACGCAGAACCTTCTTGGGTTTACTACTGCTGGCGTGCTTGCTAACCGTATTACTACTGGCCAGACTTTGAGCAATATTAATTCGTCTTTAAATTCGCCGATTGTTTTTAGCTCTGATGAAATTTCATTTACGATTAATGGCGAAAACTTTACTTTTGATAAAGATGATACACTCAGCGCAGTGATGAGTACGGTAAATAAAAGTGATGCTGGCGTGACGATGTCTTATGACTCGATCAATGATAAAATGATACTGACGTCTAAGACGATGGGGGCAGGGGCAACTTTAACGGCCAGTGATACGGGGACAAGTACGTTTATTAGCACCCTTTTGAGTAATAATACAGCTGGCAAAGATGCCCAATTGACTCTGGATGGGCAGGCGTTGACACGCAACAGCAATATCGTAACCGTAGACGGCGTGACTTATACGCTGAATAAAAAGACTACCAGCGATATCACGATTGGCGTGACCCAGAACTCCGACGCAACCTTTGACGTGATTACTAAATTTGTAAATGGTTATAATACGCTTATTGATACGATTCGAGGCAAGCTGACGGAGAAATATAGCCGCGATTATCAGCCGTTGACAGATGCTCAAAAAAGCTCTATGTCGGATTCGGATATTACGGCATGGGAGAAAAAAGCGAAGACCGGCTTGCTGCAGCGTGATGATATGCTGCAGAGTTTTCTGGATGAACTTCGAGGCGCTTTTATGGCGAGTGTACCTGGAGTGTCGCTGACGCTTAAAAAGATTGGTATAACAAGCAGTAGTTATGCCGATTATGGTAAGATGACTATTAATGAGTCTACCTTGAAAGAGGCTATTAAGACTGATCCAGAAGGAGTTATGAATCTTTTTAGTCAGAAGTCAACGACATATAATACATCGGCGGTGCGGTCTCTGAGTAGTAGTGAGCAGACAGTTCGATACAAAGAAGAAGGCTATGGCATGCGATTCTATGACATATTCCAAAAATATGTCGGTACCAGTCGTGACTCAGCAGGCAATAAGGGATTATTAGTGGAAAAGGCTGGTTTGGCGGATGATGCCAGTTCGACGGATAATTCTCTTAGTGACCAGATGACAGATATGAAAGAACGCATTACCAACGAGGAAAAGCGGTTAAGCTTGGTGCAAACGCGTTACTATACGGAATATACGAATATGGAAACGTATTTGAACAAGTTGAATACGCAGATGTCAGTATTCAGCAATAACAGTAGTGGTTGA